In Haliaeetus albicilla chromosome 12, bHalAlb1.1, whole genome shotgun sequence, a genomic segment contains:
- the PAQR5 gene encoding membrane progestin receptor gamma — MLSLKLPRLLSINQVPKGYQEQGILFGYRPPRSSAADCLLSVFQMTNETLNIWTHFVPAWYFVWTLVGRLRGPGGREDPHSWPLLAYLLTCCIYPLASSCAHTFSTMSTRARHICYFFDYAALSMYSLGSALAYSAYIFPAEWVNSTFHHCYIPIAVFNTVVSTSLSCYSRFLEVEQPRFSKASRTLAFVYPYLFDSIPLFYRFYLCAAESCTEAAILVHYKHTIFAFLTCFIFASHLPERLAPGHFDYIGHSHQVFHVCGIIGTHFQMEAIMMDMAERHNRLLPTSLLPSSLQTLGSMGICMAVSLAVIGLCSMSLSFMPEPLHREKPHGH; from the exons ATGCTGAGCCTCAAGTTACCCCGGCTGCTTAGCATCAACCAAGTGCCTAAG GGGTACCAGGAGCAGGGGATCCTCTTTGGGTATCGCCCCCCCAGAAGCTCGGCAGCAGACTGCCTCCTCAGCGTCTTCCAAATGACGAATGAGACTCTAAATATCTGGACGCATTTTGTGCCTGCCTG GTACTTCGTGTGGACCCTGGTGGGGCGGctgcgggggccggggggccgggaGGACCCCCACTCCTGGCCCCTCCTTGCCTACCTGCTGACCTGCTGCATCTACCCCCTCGCCTCCAGCTGTGCCCACACCTTCAGCACCATGTCCACCCGCGCCCGGCACATCTGCTACTTCTTCGATTACGCGGCTCTCAGCATGTACAGCTTGG GGTCTGCACTGGCATACTCAGCATACATTTTCCCAGCAGAATGGGTCAACAGCACTTTCCACCACTGCTACATCCCCATTGCCGTGTTTAACACTGTCGTTAGCACCAGTCTGTCCTGCTATTCCAG GTTTCTGGAGGTGGAGCAGCCCAGGTTCAGCAAGGCTTCCCGCACCCTGGCCTTTGTGTACCCGTACCTCTTCGACAGCATCCCTCTCTTCTACAGG ttctACTTGTGCGCGGCAGAGAGCTGCACGGAGGCTGCGATCCTGGTCCACTACAAGCACACCATCTTTGCCTTCCTCACTTGCTTCATCTTCGCCAGCCATCTGCCAGAGAGACTTGCGCCAGGACACTTTGATTATATTG GGCACAGCCACCAAGTTTTCCACGTCTGTGGGATCATCGGCACGCACTTCCAGATGGAGGCCATCATGATGGACATGGCTGAGCGCCACAAccggctcctgcccacctcgctgcttccctcctccctgcagacCCTTGGGTCGATGGGCATCTGCATGGCTGTGAGCCTGGCTGTTATTGGGCTCTGCTCGATGTCCCTGAGCTTCATGCCAGAGCCTCTGCACAGAGAAAAACCACATGGGCATTAG